A portion of the Juglans microcarpa x Juglans regia isolate MS1-56 chromosome 1D, Jm3101_v1.0, whole genome shotgun sequence genome contains these proteins:
- the LOC121250752 gene encoding probable membrane-associated kinase regulator 4 yields MAVNLQSCDHADDDYIDMEVSSYSNFLCHSVGSPPHTREFEFQMSSSSQEREPTTSPADELFYKGKLLPLHLPPRLQMVEKLLQNSSPAYDTRKDIFEEFYSTPLTTTAPTPTSSTPFESCNISPSESCRVSRELNLDEYISEYSTELSGFYSETQRKSWTKKLKQSSLGLKLKASRAYLKSLFSKSGCSHESCTAATKNADEGSVSKAKECMNTYMKESKKIPFGQIQKDKCSTSTSIMKSIDEDKTTENGFGHHRRSFSVIIKRHSAKKYSPPSSSSSSSSSSNSNDSKGFHELQFLKRRGSASSDIEVSIQGAIAHCKQSQQLFHSRKTASEVGFYSLSTSRIAVREDQEGPDLCRG; encoded by the coding sequence ATGGCCGTAAACCTCCAATCATGTGATCATGCAGATGATGACTACATCGACATGGAAGTCAGTTCATACTCCAACTTCCTTTGTCATTCTGTAGGCTCCCCTCCGCACACCAGAGAGTTCGAGTTCCAAATGTCTTCCAGCTCTCAAGAAAGAGAGCCTACAACTTCCCCAGCTGACGAGCTTTTCTATAAGGGAAagcttcttcctcttcaccTCCCCCCACGTTTGCAAATGGTAGAAAAACTCCTGCAAAACTCCAGCCCTGCTTATGATACAAGAAAAGATATATTTGAAGAATTCTATAGCACCCCATTAACCACTACCGCCCCAACACCGACTTCTAGCACCCCATTTGAATCTTGCAACATCTCTCCCTCGGAATCTTGCCGGGTTAGTAGAGAGCTGAACCTAGATGAGTATATCTCCGAGTATTCAACTGAACTCAGTGGCTTTTATAGCGAAACCCAAAGAAAGTCTTGGACCAAAAAGCTCAAGCAGTCTTCACTTGGTTTAAAGTTGAAGGCTTCCAGAGCTTACCTCAAGTCTTTGTTCAGTAAATCTGGTTGCTCACATGAGTCCTGTACAGCGGCTACAAAGAATGCAGATGAAGGATCGGTTTCAAAAGCCAAGGAATGTATGAATACGTACATGAAAGAGTCTAAGAAAATCCCGTTTGGGCAAATTCAGAAGGACAAATGCTCAACGTCAACGAGTATCATGAAGAGCATTGACGAAGACAAGACTACCGAGAATGGCTTTGGCCACCATAGGAGATCATTCTCGGTGATTATCAAACGCCATTCAGCAAAGAAGTATTCACCCCCCTCATCCTCATCCagctcttcttcatcttcaaactCAAACGATTCAAAGGGATTCCATGAGTTGCAATTTCTCAAGAGACGCGGCAGCGCAAGTTCAGATATCGAGGTATCAATTCAAGGAGCAATTGCTCATTGCAAACAGTCTCAGCAGCTCTTCCACTCCAGAAAGACTGCAAGTGAAGTTGGGTTTTACTCATTGTCAACTTCCAGGATTGCAGTTCGTGAAGATCAAGAAGGGCCAGACCTTTGCagaggttga